The Amycolatopsis sp. 195334CR genome window below encodes:
- a CDS encoding methyltransferase domain-containing protein produces the protein MTAFDTGLLGGPCWLESGTGERIRLPAERWSDEPGAGDELLLGRCTGPTVDLGCGPGRLTAALTARGITALGVDHSAVAIRLTRARGAVALHRDVFRPLPGEGRWRHVLLADGNLGIGGDPVALLDRVHRLLGADGTALVELDPPGQGLRRSEVRIDAGSWFPWAWVGADALGDLAARTGFRPEWTALSGHRWFAELRRR, from the coding sequence CACCGGCCTGCTCGGCGGCCCATGCTGGCTGGAATCCGGGACCGGGGAACGCATCCGGCTCCCCGCCGAACGCTGGAGCGACGAACCCGGCGCGGGCGACGAGCTGCTGCTCGGCCGCTGCACCGGCCCGACGGTCGACCTCGGCTGCGGCCCCGGTCGGCTCACCGCCGCGCTGACCGCCCGCGGGATCACCGCGCTCGGCGTCGACCATTCGGCCGTGGCCATCCGCCTGACCAGGGCACGCGGCGCGGTCGCACTGCACCGCGACGTGTTCCGCCCGCTGCCCGGCGAAGGGCGCTGGCGGCACGTCCTGCTCGCCGACGGCAATCTCGGCATCGGCGGTGACCCGGTGGCCCTGCTCGACCGCGTCCACCGCCTGCTCGGTGCGGACGGCACGGCGCTGGTGGAGCTCGATCCACCCGGTCAGGGCCTGCGGCGGAGCGAGGTCCGCATCGACGCCGGTTCCTGGTTCCCGTGGGCGTGGGTCGGCGCGGACGCGCTCGGCGACCTCGCCGCCCGCACCGGCTTCCGTCCGGAATGGACGGCCCTCAGCGGTCACCGCTGGTTCGCCGAGCTGAGGCGACGGTGA
- a CDS encoding molybdopterin-dependent oxidoreductase, with the protein MDGPQRSPLVRRAEATVNRFRAAAHSPAVTSRIGIALGVAFLLCFLTGLLSHLIQHPPGWFGWPSRPVQLYRITQGVHVISGIASIPLLLAKLWTVYPKLFEKPAIRSIPHALERLSILVLSGAAFFEVTTGLLNVAQNYPWNFYFPSLHYAVAWIAIGSVVVHVAVKLPIIRGPKEPEEPAPGLSRRGFLRSTWLVTGVAVVATAGATVPLLRNVSGLSWRSGRDLPVNRTAAAAGVLSTAQDPNWRLEIATATGTKSLSRAELAALPQTTAELPIACVEGWSQSAVWSGVAFPDLLRAAGAEPGADVRVLSLERNGLYATSELPGTHTADPLTLLALTLNGEVLPPDHGYPCRVIAPNRPGVLQTKWVRRLEVR; encoded by the coding sequence ATGGACGGCCCTCAGCGGTCACCGCTGGTTCGCCGAGCTGAGGCGACGGTGAACCGCTTCCGCGCCGCCGCGCACTCCCCGGCAGTGACCTCGCGGATCGGCATCGCGCTCGGCGTCGCCTTCCTGCTGTGCTTCCTCACCGGCCTGCTCAGCCACCTCATCCAGCACCCGCCGGGCTGGTTCGGCTGGCCGAGCCGCCCGGTCCAGCTGTACCGGATCACGCAGGGCGTGCACGTCATCTCCGGGATCGCGTCGATCCCGCTGCTGCTGGCGAAGCTGTGGACGGTCTACCCGAAGCTGTTCGAGAAGCCGGCGATCCGATCGATTCCGCACGCGCTGGAACGGCTGTCGATCCTGGTGCTCTCCGGGGCGGCGTTCTTCGAAGTGACCACGGGCCTGCTGAACGTGGCGCAGAACTACCCGTGGAACTTCTACTTCCCGTCGCTGCACTACGCCGTCGCGTGGATCGCGATCGGTTCGGTGGTGGTGCACGTGGCGGTCAAACTGCCGATCATCCGCGGGCCGAAGGAGCCGGAGGAACCAGCACCGGGGCTCTCCCGGCGGGGCTTCCTGCGGTCCACCTGGCTGGTCACCGGCGTCGCCGTGGTCGCCACCGCGGGCGCGACGGTTCCCCTGCTGCGCAACGTTTCCGGGCTGTCGTGGCGTTCCGGCCGGGACCTGCCGGTGAACCGGACCGCGGCCGCGGCGGGCGTGCTCTCCACCGCACAGGACCCGAACTGGCGACTGGAAATCGCCACCGCCACCGGGACGAAGTCCCTCTCCCGCGCCGAACTCGCCGCCCTTCCGCAGACCACCGCGGAACTTCCGATCGCCTGCGTCGAGGGCTGGAGCCAGTCGGCCGTGTGGAGCGGGGTCGCCTTCCCCGACCTCCTGCGGGCAGCCGGCGCCGAGCCGGGCGCCGACGTGCGCGTGCTTTCCCTGGAACGCAACGGTTTGTACGCGACGAGTGAATTACCGGGAACGCACACCGCCGACCCGTTGACCCTGCTCGCGCTCACCCTGAACGGCGAGGTGCTGCCGCCCGACCACGGTTACCCGTGCCGCGTGATCGCGCCGAACCGGCCGGGCGTGCTGCAGACGAAGTGGGTCCGCCGACTGGAGGTCCGATGA
- a CDS encoding S1C family serine protease: protein MTENDPHGQGPEAQDKPDHSAGNEYAAPNPWSAQSAHSEQTQQYAEQPQQHNPYASPGQPYYQQYQPGGTAVYPPQQQQQQRGQGAGKLVAGVAVLALLVGGGAGAVGGYLASDGTTSSASSLEAPQPAKQTGNAPAGSVEAVAQKVSPSVVQLQVVGRGGQANGGSGFVIDGNGYILTNNHVVENAANGGGQIQAVFQDGRKAAATVVGRDPSSDVAVVKAEGVSGLTPVELGRSDDLKVGQGTVAIGSPFELSGTVTSGIVSALHRPVRAGGDQGSQATVMDAVQTDAAINPGNSGGPLANMSGQIIGINSAIYSPPSSGQSQGGNVGIGFAIPIDQARRTADEIIKTGKATQTFVGATVTDAPEGGAAIREITPGSPAEQAGLKAGDVVTKIDERVVDSSDALVAAIRTKAPGDQVKLTLAGNNVIDVTLGGQPVPTN from the coding sequence ATGACCGAGAACGACCCGCACGGCCAGGGGCCGGAAGCTCAGGACAAGCCGGATCACTCCGCTGGGAACGAGTACGCCGCGCCGAACCCGTGGTCGGCGCAGAGCGCGCACTCGGAGCAGACCCAGCAGTACGCGGAACAACCGCAGCAGCACAACCCGTACGCGAGCCCCGGCCAGCCGTACTACCAGCAGTACCAGCCCGGTGGCACCGCCGTTTACCCGCCGCAGCAGCAGCAACAGCAGCGCGGCCAGGGCGCGGGCAAGCTCGTCGCCGGGGTGGCCGTGCTGGCCCTGCTCGTCGGCGGTGGCGCGGGTGCGGTCGGCGGTTACCTGGCCTCGGACGGCACGACCTCGTCAGCCAGTTCGCTCGAAGCCCCGCAACCGGCCAAGCAGACCGGCAACGCGCCGGCGGGCTCGGTGGAAGCGGTGGCGCAGAAGGTCTCGCCGAGCGTGGTCCAGCTGCAGGTGGTCGGCCGGGGCGGCCAGGCCAACGGCGGCTCGGGCTTCGTCATCGACGGCAACGGCTACATCCTGACCAACAACCACGTGGTGGAGAACGCCGCGAACGGTGGCGGGCAGATCCAGGCGGTGTTCCAGGACGGGCGCAAGGCCGCGGCGACCGTGGTCGGCCGCGACCCCAGTTCCGACGTCGCCGTGGTGAAGGCCGAGGGCGTCAGCGGGCTGACCCCGGTCGAACTGGGCCGTTCCGACGACCTGAAGGTCGGCCAGGGCACGGTCGCCATCGGCTCGCCGTTCGAGCTGTCCGGCACGGTCACCTCGGGCATCGTCAGCGCACTGCACCGGCCGGTGCGGGCGGGCGGTGACCAGGGCAGCCAGGCCACCGTGATGGACGCGGTGCAGACCGACGCGGCGATCAACCCGGGCAACTCGGGTGGTCCGCTGGCGAACATGTCCGGGCAGATCATCGGCATCAACTCGGCCATCTACAGCCCGCCGAGCAGCGGCCAGTCGCAGGGAGGCAACGTCGGCATCGGCTTCGCCATCCCGATCGACCAGGCCCGCCGGACCGCGGACGAGATCATCAAGACCGGCAAGGCCACCCAGACCTTCGTCGGCGCCACGGTGACCGACGCGCCGGAGGGCGGCGCGGCGATCCGCGAGATCACCCCGGGCAGCCCCGCCGAGCAGGCCGGGCTGAAGGCGGGCGACGTGGTCACCAAGATCGACGAGCGGGTGGTGGACAGCTCGGACGCCCTCGTCGCGGCGATCCGCACGAAGGCGCCCGGCGACCAGGTCAAGCTGACCCTGGCCGGGAACAACGTCATCGACGTGACCCTCGGCGGCCAGCCCGTTCCGACCAACTAA
- the galT gene encoding galactose-1-phosphate uridylyltransferase yields MKRTSHKLADGREIIYFDADEHAPPRTAVDTRDLPPVAAASEIRLDPLTGEWVAMAAHRQTRTYKPPADLCPLCPTKPGKPSEIPESDYEVAVFENRFPSFAQGVSGSESTVDGLPMVPLAPGRGRCEVVCFTSDHDRSFGQLSRRQVRTVVEAWADRTAELSALDGVRQVFPFENRGEEIGVTLHHPHGQIYAYPFVTPKTARMLEVARAYQAEHGSHVLGDALAAERASGERVIARGEHWTAFVPPAARWPVQVQVVPHRQVPDIPALTDAERDDFASVYLEVLGRCDALYNRPLPYVAGWHQAPVGAGREDWWLHLELFSVLRSKDKLKYLAGSESGMAVWVNDTTPEQIAERLRAAH; encoded by the coding sequence GTGAAGCGCACGTCGCACAAGCTCGCGGACGGCCGGGAGATCATCTACTTCGACGCCGACGAGCACGCCCCGCCGCGCACCGCGGTGGACACCAGGGACCTGCCGCCGGTGGCGGCGGCCTCGGAGATCCGGCTCGACCCGCTGACCGGCGAGTGGGTGGCGATGGCGGCGCACCGCCAGACCCGCACCTACAAACCGCCTGCCGACCTCTGCCCGCTCTGCCCGACCAAACCGGGGAAGCCCAGCGAGATCCCGGAATCGGACTACGAGGTGGCGGTCTTCGAGAACCGCTTCCCATCCTTCGCCCAGGGCGTCTCCGGCTCCGAGTCCACTGTGGACGGCCTGCCGATGGTGCCGCTGGCGCCGGGCCGCGGCCGCTGCGAGGTGGTCTGCTTCACCAGCGACCACGACCGTTCGTTCGGCCAGCTGAGCCGTCGCCAGGTGCGCACCGTGGTCGAGGCGTGGGCCGACCGCACCGCCGAGCTGTCCGCTTTGGACGGTGTGCGGCAGGTTTTCCCGTTCGAGAACCGGGGTGAGGAGATCGGCGTCACCCTGCACCACCCGCACGGGCAGATCTACGCCTACCCGTTCGTCACCCCGAAGACCGCCCGCATGCTGGAAGTCGCGCGCGCCTACCAGGCCGAGCACGGCAGCCACGTGCTCGGTGACGCGCTCGCCGCCGAACGCGCGTCGGGGGAGCGCGTGATCGCGCGCGGTGAGCACTGGACCGCGTTCGTGCCGCCCGCCGCGCGCTGGCCGGTGCAGGTCCAGGTGGTGCCGCACCGGCAGGTGCCCGACATCCCGGCGCTCACCGACGCCGAACGCGACGACTTCGCGTCCGTCTACTTGGAAGTCCTCGGCCGGTGTGACGCGCTTTACAATCGCCCGCTGCCGTACGTGGCCGGCTGGCACCAGGCCCCGGTCGGCGCGGGTCGCGAGGACTGGTGGCTGCACCTCGAGCTGTTCTCCGTGCTGCGGAGCAAGGACAAGTTGAAGTACCTTGCCGGTTCGGAGTCCGGGATGGCCGTCTGGGTCAACGACACCACCCCGGAGCAGATAGCGGAGAGGCTGCGCGCCGCGCACTGA
- a CDS encoding DeoR/GlpR family DNA-binding transcription regulator, with the protein MLARQRQAVILEEARRTGAVRVSDLVGRLGVSDMTVRRDLDVLASRGLVEKVYGGATSVVGKSTDEPGFEAKSVRQRAQKEAIAALAAGLVKPGTAIGISAGTTTWTLARALDAVPGLTIVTNSIQVADVLRGSSQPDRTVVLTGGVRTPSDALVGPVAVNSLRSLHLDVVFLGVHGMADGPGFTTPNLTESETDRALVEAGRRLVVLADHTKWEIVGISTIADLDEADVVVSDDGLSERAIEILREKAGELIIANVPGDDE; encoded by the coding sequence GTGCTGGCGCGGCAGCGACAGGCGGTGATCCTCGAAGAGGCGCGGCGGACCGGTGCGGTCCGGGTCAGCGACCTCGTCGGCAGGCTGGGCGTATCCGACATGACGGTGCGCCGCGATCTCGACGTGCTCGCCAGCCGCGGGCTGGTGGAGAAGGTCTACGGCGGCGCGACCTCGGTGGTCGGCAAGAGCACCGACGAGCCGGGCTTCGAGGCGAAGTCCGTGCGCCAGCGCGCGCAGAAGGAGGCCATCGCCGCGCTCGCCGCCGGCCTGGTCAAACCGGGTACGGCGATCGGCATCTCGGCGGGCACCACCACCTGGACCCTGGCCAGGGCGCTGGACGCGGTGCCCGGCCTGACCATCGTGACGAACTCGATCCAGGTCGCCGACGTGCTGCGCGGGTCCAGCCAGCCCGACCGCACGGTGGTGCTGACCGGCGGGGTGCGGACCCCGTCCGACGCGCTGGTCGGCCCGGTCGCGGTGAACAGCCTGCGCTCCCTGCACCTCGACGTGGTCTTCCTCGGTGTGCACGGCATGGCCGACGGGCCGGGCTTCACCACGCCGAACCTGACCGAGAGCGAGACCGACCGGGCGCTGGTCGAGGCAGGCCGCCGCCTGGTGGTGCTCGCCGACCACACCAAGTGGGAGATCGTCGGCATCTCCACCATCGCCGACCTGGACGAGGCCGACGTCGTGGTCAGCGACGACGGGCTGTCCGAACGCGCCATCGAAATCCTCCGTGAGAAAGCTGGAGAGTTGATCATCGCGAATGTGCCCGGGGACGACGAGTGA
- a CDS encoding HAMP domain-containing sensor histidine kinase yields the protein MSLGFRVTMLAAVCVAGAVALASFGAYFTVRDNLYSQIDESLNSRASTVLNDPDVVRTGGAEIPSYIFKLADVQFDVIYPNGESALRDQVTGRPPIGQPERQVAARTGGPSIRTDGKTDSRVLAVPYEVTGGTPLALIIAQPLEGTKRTLNELSVVLLLIGGAGIIVAALAGTVVARGGLRPVERLTQATERVAKTGDLTPIPVSGDDELARLTHSFNTMLGTVADSQERQRQLVADAGHELRTPLTSLRTNLELLLAANRAGAPKLSDTDRADIEADIGGQLDELTQLIGDLVELARADEPRAQFERVELVEVVERALDRARRRAGEIEFDVDLRPWVLSGDSSALERAVLNLLDNAVKFSPSDGHVRLRLYPLGDGTAVVEVADSGPGIAEEDLPKVFDRFYRSSEARTLPGSGLGLAIVKQAAERHGGTVYAGQAPGGGALLTIRLPGVPG from the coding sequence ATGTCGCTCGGCTTCCGGGTCACCATGCTCGCCGCGGTCTGCGTCGCCGGCGCGGTCGCGCTGGCCTCGTTCGGGGCCTACTTCACCGTGCGCGACAACCTGTACAGCCAGATCGACGAGAGCCTGAACTCGCGCGCCAGCACCGTGCTCAACGACCCCGACGTGGTGCGCACCGGCGGCGCCGAGATCCCCAGCTACATCTTCAAGCTGGCCGACGTGCAGTTCGACGTGATCTACCCGAACGGCGAGAGCGCGCTGCGCGACCAGGTCACCGGCCGCCCGCCGATCGGCCAGCCGGAGCGGCAGGTCGCGGCCAGGACCGGCGGCCCGTCGATCCGCACCGACGGCAAGACCGACTCGCGCGTGCTCGCCGTGCCGTACGAGGTCACCGGCGGCACCCCGCTCGCGTTGATCATCGCCCAGCCGCTCGAGGGCACCAAGCGCACGCTGAACGAGCTGTCCGTGGTGCTCCTGCTGATCGGCGGCGCCGGCATCATCGTCGCCGCGCTGGCGGGCACCGTGGTCGCCCGCGGTGGGCTCCGGCCGGTCGAACGGCTCACCCAGGCGACCGAGCGGGTGGCGAAGACGGGCGACCTCACGCCCATCCCGGTCAGCGGCGACGACGAGCTGGCCAGGCTGACGCACAGCTTCAACACCATGCTCGGCACGGTCGCCGACTCGCAGGAGAGACAGCGCCAGCTGGTCGCGGACGCCGGGCACGAGCTCCGCACCCCGCTGACCTCGTTGCGCACGAACCTCGAACTCCTGCTCGCGGCGAACCGCGCGGGCGCGCCCAAGCTGTCCGACACCGACCGGGCGGACATCGAGGCCGACATCGGCGGCCAGCTCGACGAGCTGACCCAGCTGATCGGCGACCTGGTCGAGCTGGCCCGCGCCGACGAGCCGCGCGCGCAGTTCGAGCGGGTGGAGCTGGTCGAGGTGGTCGAGCGCGCGCTGGACCGGGCCCGGCGCCGCGCCGGTGAGATCGAATTCGACGTGGACCTGCGGCCGTGGGTGCTCAGCGGCGACTCCAGCGCGCTCGAACGCGCGGTGCTGAACCTGCTGGACAACGCGGTGAAGTTCTCGCCGTCGGACGGGCACGTGCGGCTGCGGCTGTACCCGCTCGGCGACGGCACGGCGGTGGTCGAGGTCGCCGACTCCGGCCCCGGCATCGCCGAGGAAGACCTGCCGAAGGTGTTCGATCGGTTCTATCGTTCCTCCGAGGCCCGCACCCTGCCCGGCTCCGGCCTCGGCCTGGCCATCGTCAAGCAGGCTGCGGAACGGCACGGCGGCACGGTGTACGCGGGGCAGGCGCCCGGCGGTGGCGCGCTGCTGACCATCCGGCTCCCCGGGGTGCCCGGCTGA
- a CDS encoding response regulator transcription factor: MRILVVDDDRAVRESLRRSLEFNGYQVELASDGAMALESIIANRPDAMVLDVMMPRLDGLEVARRLRSTGDDLPILVLTARDTVSDRVSGLDAGADDYLPKPFALEELLARLRALLRRASPDAQPGQQVETLSFADLTLDPGTREVRRGDREISLTRTEFALMELFLSYPKHVLTRGRILEEVWGYDFPTSGNALEVYVGYLRRKTEAGGEPRLIHTVRGVGYVLRETPP, encoded by the coding sequence ATGCGCATTCTCGTTGTCGACGACGACCGGGCGGTCCGCGAGTCGCTTCGCCGCTCCCTGGAGTTCAACGGCTACCAGGTCGAACTGGCCAGCGACGGCGCGATGGCCCTCGAGTCGATCATCGCCAACCGGCCCGACGCGATGGTGCTCGACGTGATGATGCCCCGCCTCGACGGCCTGGAGGTGGCCCGCCGCCTCCGCTCCACCGGCGACGACCTGCCGATCCTCGTGCTCACCGCCCGCGACACCGTGTCCGACCGGGTGTCCGGGCTGGACGCCGGCGCCGACGACTACCTGCCCAAGCCGTTCGCGCTGGAGGAGCTGCTCGCCCGCCTGCGCGCCCTGCTCCGCCGCGCGAGCCCGGACGCCCAGCCCGGCCAGCAGGTCGAGACGCTCTCCTTCGCCGACCTCACCCTCGACCCCGGCACCCGCGAGGTCCGCCGCGGCGACCGCGAGATCAGCCTGACCCGCACCGAGTTCGCGCTGATGGAGCTGTTCCTCTCCTACCCGAAGCACGTGCTCACCCGCGGCCGCATCCTCGAGGAGGTCTGGGGCTACGACTTCCCGACCTCGGGCAACGCGCTCGAGGTCTACGTCGGCTACCTGCGGCGCAAGACCGAGGCCGGCGGTGAACCCCGGCTCATCCACACCGTCCGCGGTGTTGGCTACGTGCTCCGCGAGACCCCGCCGTGA
- a CDS encoding trimeric intracellular cation channel family protein, protein MIGLVAFAGSGALAAVQARLDLFGVVVVGLTTALGGGIIRDVLLGITPPTTLRTWPYLAVSAATALLVFLFHPQVARLRRAVLLADAIGLGVFATAGTSIALHAGAPVYTACLIGMTTGIGGGAVRDLLLREIPLVLRKEIYAVAALAGCVLVGVGHLLRLPPGLVTTVAAVTTVAIRVLALWRRWNAPVAKGTPPSTFT, encoded by the coding sequence ATGATCGGGCTGGTCGCCTTCGCCGGCTCCGGTGCGCTGGCCGCGGTGCAGGCCCGGCTCGACCTCTTCGGCGTGGTCGTGGTGGGCCTGACCACCGCGCTCGGCGGCGGGATCATCCGCGACGTGCTGCTCGGCATCACCCCGCCGACCACCCTGCGCACCTGGCCCTACCTGGCCGTTTCCGCCGCGACCGCGCTACTGGTCTTCCTGTTCCACCCGCAGGTGGCGCGGCTGCGGCGGGCCGTGCTGCTGGCCGACGCGATCGGCCTCGGCGTGTTCGCCACCGCGGGCACCTCGATCGCGCTGCACGCCGGGGCACCGGTCTACACCGCCTGCCTCATTGGCATGACCACCGGTATCGGTGGCGGTGCGGTGCGTGATCTCCTGCTCCGCGAAATCCCGCTCGTGCTGCGCAAGGAGATCTACGCCGTGGCCGCGCTGGCCGGGTGCGTGCTCGTCGGCGTCGGTCACCTGCTGCGGCTCCCGCCGGGCCTGGTCACCACGGTCGCCGCGGTGACCACCGTCGCGATCCGCGTGCTGGCGCTGTGGCGGCGCTGGAACGCCCCGGTCGCGAAGGGCACCCCACCGAGTACATTCACCTGA
- a CDS encoding response regulator transcription factor, translating into MIKVMFADDEELVRSGLRAMLSGAPDIEIVGEASDGRSAVETARRFHPDVVLLDIKMRAADDGIRALRAIQAFPEPPTVAMLTTFDIDEYVSLALRLGANGFLLKDIDPAALLRAIRDLARGGAVLDPGVAARMVNAHRDEQRAAQPARKLLASLSEREREVVGLIGQGLSNAEIGGRLHLSEATVKGYVSAVLSKIGAANRVQAALLAYRGGLID; encoded by the coding sequence TTGATCAAGGTGATGTTTGCCGACGACGAGGAACTGGTCCGCTCGGGCCTGCGCGCGATGCTGTCCGGAGCACCGGACATCGAGATCGTCGGCGAGGCCAGCGACGGCAGATCAGCCGTCGAGACCGCGCGCCGGTTTCACCCGGACGTGGTGCTGCTCGACATCAAGATGCGCGCCGCCGACGACGGTATCCGGGCGCTCCGGGCCATCCAGGCCTTCCCCGAACCGCCCACGGTGGCCATGCTGACCACCTTCGACATCGACGAGTACGTCAGCCTCGCCCTGCGGCTCGGGGCCAACGGCTTCCTGCTCAAGGACATCGACCCCGCCGCCCTGCTCAGGGCCATTCGCGACCTCGCGCGCGGCGGCGCCGTCCTCGACCCCGGGGTCGCCGCCCGGATGGTCAACGCGCACCGCGACGAGCAACGCGCCGCCCAGCCCGCGCGCAAGCTGCTGGCCTCGCTGTCCGAACGCGAGCGCGAGGTCGTCGGCCTGATCGGCCAGGGCCTCTCCAACGCCGAGATCGGTGGCAGGCTGCACCTGTCCGAGGCCACCGTCAAGGGCTACGTCAGCGCCGTCCTCTCCAAGATCGGCGCGGCCAACCGGGTGCAGGCGGCGCTGCTCGCCTACCGCGGCGGCCTGATCGACTGA